One window of Enterobacter sp. RHBSTW-00175 genomic DNA carries:
- a CDS encoding sugar kinase, with product MSKKIAVIGECMIELSQKGAEVSRGFGGDTLNTSVYIARQVAPDALAVNYVTALGTDSFSQQMLESWQSENVQTSLIQQMENRLPGLYYIETDSTGERTFYYWRNEAAAKFWLESDAAAAICEELATFDYLYLSGISLAILSPSSREKLLSLLRECRANGGKVIFDNNYRPRLWASREETQQVYQQMLQCTDIAFLTLDDEDALWGEKPVDEVIARTLAAGVSEVVIKRGAESCLVAIAGETVVEVPAVKLAKEKVIDTTAAGDSFSAGYLAVRLTGGTPEAAAQRGHLTASTVIQYRGAIIPREAMPA from the coding sequence ATGTCTAAAAAAATTGCCGTGATTGGCGAATGCATGATTGAGCTGTCACAAAAAGGCGCGGAAGTTAGCCGCGGTTTTGGTGGCGATACATTGAACACATCGGTTTACATTGCCCGTCAGGTCGCTCCCGACGCACTCGCCGTGAATTATGTTACCGCACTGGGTACGGACAGTTTCAGCCAGCAGATGCTGGAGTCCTGGCAGAGTGAAAATGTACAAACTTCCCTGATTCAGCAGATGGAAAACCGCCTGCCGGGTCTGTATTACATTGAAACCGACAGTACCGGCGAGCGTACGTTCTACTACTGGCGTAACGAAGCCGCGGCCAAATTCTGGCTGGAAAGCGACGCCGCAGCTGCCATTTGTGAAGAACTGGCTACTTTTGACTATCTCTACCTGAGCGGGATTAGCCTGGCGATTTTAAGCCCGTCCAGCCGCGAAAAACTGTTGTCATTACTGCGTGAATGCCGCGCCAATGGCGGTAAGGTGATTTTCGATAACAACTACCGCCCTCGTCTGTGGGCCAGCCGCGAGGAGACGCAGCAGGTTTATCAGCAGATGCTGCAATGCACCGACATCGCGTTCTTAACGCTGGATGACGAAGATGCTCTGTGGGGCGAAAAACCGGTCGATGAAGTTATCGCCCGTACTCTGGCCGCTGGCGTGAGTGAAGTCGTGATTAAGCGCGGTGCAGAGTCGTGCCTGGTGGCGATTGCGGGGGAAACCGTTGTGGAAGTCCCGGCAGTCAAATTAGCCAAAGAGAAAGTGATTGATACCACCGCTGCGGGCGATTCATTCAGTGCGGGTTATCTGGCGGTACGTCTGACGGGCGGTACGCCAGAAGCGGCGGCACAGCGCGGGCACCTGACCGCCAGTACGGTGATTCAGTATCGCGGGGCGATTATTCCGCGCGAGGCAATGCCTGCGTAA
- a CDS encoding pitrilysin family protein: MQGTKIRLLTGGLLMMAAASYVQADALQPDPAWQQGTLANGFQWQVLATPQRPSDRIEIRLSVNTGSLTESTQQTGLSHFIPRLALTQSGSLQAVQVRSLWQQAIDPKRPLPPAVVSYDYTMFNLSLPNNRNDLLKEALTYLSDATGKLAITPDTVNYALSNSDMVATWPVDTKEGWWRYRLKGSTLLGHDPAEPLKQPVDTEQVKSFYQKWYTPDAMTLIVVGNVDSRAVVEQINKAFGDLKGKRESPAPVPTLSPLRAEPVSIMTDTVRQDKLSMMWDTAWQPIRESAALLRYWRADLAREALFWHVQQTLSKNNMKDIGLGFDCRVLFQRAQCAINVESPGDKLNANLGLVAKELAKVRKVGLSEEEFNALVAQKKLELQKLFATYARADTDILISQRIRSLQNQVVDIAPEQYQKLRQDFLSSLTVDMLNQDLRQQLSQDMALILLQPKGEPEYDMKELQSTWDSIMVTAPQAAQTTTADDLHQDATDIPQGQ, from the coding sequence ATGCAGGGCACAAAAATTCGACTCTTAACCGGCGGTTTGCTGATGATGGCAGCAGCCAGTTATGTGCAGGCAGATGCGCTCCAGCCAGACCCGGCCTGGCAACAAGGAACTCTGGCGAACGGTTTTCAGTGGCAAGTTTTAGCCACTCCGCAGCGCCCGAGTGACCGTATTGAAATTCGTCTGTCTGTGAATACAGGCTCTCTGACAGAAAGCACTCAGCAGACCGGTTTAAGTCACTTTATTCCCCGGCTGGCGCTCACCCAGAGCGGCAGTTTGCAGGCAGTTCAGGTGCGTTCTCTCTGGCAACAAGCCATTGACCCTAAACGCCCACTTCCTCCGGCAGTCGTTTCTTATGACTACACCATGTTTAACCTGAGTCTGCCGAACAACCGTAACGATCTCCTGAAAGAAGCCCTGACCTATCTGTCTGATGCCACTGGCAAGCTTGCCATCACACCAGACACCGTAAATTATGCGCTGAGCAACAGCGACATGGTTGCAACCTGGCCTGTGGACACGAAAGAAGGCTGGTGGCGCTACCGCCTGAAAGGCTCCACGCTGCTGGGACATGACCCGGCAGAGCCGCTGAAACAGCCCGTCGATACTGAGCAGGTCAAATCCTTCTACCAGAAATGGTATACCCCGGATGCAATGACCCTGATTGTGGTGGGTAATGTTGATAGCCGTGCGGTGGTTGAGCAGATCAACAAGGCCTTTGGCGATCTGAAAGGCAAGCGTGAATCGCCAGCCCCTGTCCCTACGCTTTCACCGCTGCGCGCAGAGCCGGTCAGCATTATGACGGACACGGTGCGTCAGGATAAGCTCTCTATGATGTGGGATACCGCCTGGCAGCCCATTCGTGAGTCTGCGGCGTTGTTGCGTTACTGGCGTGCGGATCTCGCCCGTGAGGCGCTGTTCTGGCACGTTCAGCAGACGCTGAGCAAAAACAACATGAAGGACATCGGCCTGGGCTTTGACTGCCGTGTGCTGTTCCAGCGCGCCCAGTGCGCCATCAACGTGGAATCACCGGGTGACAAGCTGAATGCGAACCTGGGTCTGGTGGCGAAAGAGCTGGCGAAAGTACGCAAGGTGGGGCTGTCAGAAGAGGAATTTAATGCGCTGGTGGCGCAGAAAAAACTCGAACTGCAAAAACTGTTTGCGACCTATGCCCGCGCAGATACCGATATCCTGATTAGCCAGCGTATTCGTTCGCTGCAAAACCAGGTTGTTGATATTGCGCCGGAACAGTATCAGAAACTGCGTCAGGACTTCCTGAGCAGTCTGACGGTCGATATGTTGAATCAGGATTTGCGTCAGCAACTGTCGCAGGATATGGCGTTGATTCTGTTGCAGCCAAAGGGCGAGCCGGAATATGACATGAAAGAACTTCAGTCAACCTGGGATTCGATTATGGTCACTGCACCGCAGGCTGCGCAGACGACAACGGCAGATGATTTACATCAGGATGCAACGGATATTCCGCAGGGGCAGTAA
- the bcsC gene encoding cellulose synthase complex outer membrane protein BcsC — protein sequence MRKFTLNLLSLSLGLALMPMAQAANSPQQKQLLEQVRLGESTQREDLVRQSLYRLELIDPNNPDVIAARFRYLLRQGDTAGAQKELDRLKGIAPGSAVYQSSRNTMLLSTPDGRQALQQARLLATTGHTQEAIAAYDKLFAGNPPGGDLATEYWNVVAKDPARRTSAINQLKKINASNPGNVQLQATLAQLMFQNGRRDEGFAVLQDMAKTNNGRDQASDMWYQQIKDQPASSASVSALQKYLTVFSTGDSVTAARSQLEAQQKQLADPTFRAKAEGLAAVDAGQGSKAVTELQKAVSANHADSEAVGALGQAYSQKGDRARAVAQFEKAIALDPQSDNRGKWDSLLKVNRYWLLIQQGDTALKANNTAQAERYYQQARNIDNTDSYAVLGLGDVAAARKDNDAAERYYRQALRMDSGNSNAVRGLANIYRAQSPEKASQFIQSLSASQRRSIDDIERSLTNEQLSRQAEQLENEGKYAQAAEIQRRRLALSPGDVWITYRLSRDLYSAGQRSQADTLMRQLANQKPTDPDQVYASGLYLSGNDQDRAALAHLNTLPRSQWNGNIQELADRLQSNQVLETASRLRDSGKEQEAENLLRQQPSSTRIDLTLADWAQQRGDRAEAKAAYNAVLQREPQNEDAILGLTEIYISEGNKDAARAELAKLPDAKAGQPQSLNMQRRIAMAQAGLGDNAAAEQTFSKLIPQAKSQPASMDNALVLRDASRFQAQNGQPQQALETYKDAMVSSGITTTRPTDNDSFTRLTRNDENDDWLKRGVRSDAGDLYRQQDVNVTLQHDYWGSSGTGGYSDLKAHTTMLQVDAPLSDGRMFFRSDLVNMDAGTFATKDGKYDPKWGTCAATPCHGNTNQTANGASVAVGWQNKTWAMDIGTTPMGFDVVDVVGGLSYSNDLGPIGYTVNAHRRPISSSLLAFAGQRDSNTDTTWGGVRATGGGVSLSYDKGEANGIWSSLSADSLTGKNVEDNWRVRWMTGYYYKLINKNNERLTVGVSNMLWHYDKDLSGYTLGQGGYYSPQQYVSFALPVTWRKRTENWSWELGGSVSWSHSKTDDGMRYPIQSLIPTNYTDRGEPENGSSSSGTGYTARAIVERRVTSNWFVGMGVDIQEAKDYTPSHALLYVRYSAAGWQGDMDLPPQPLIPYADW from the coding sequence ATGCGCAAGTTCACATTAAATCTACTCAGTTTATCGCTTGGCCTGGCACTGATGCCGATGGCGCAGGCTGCCAACTCCCCCCAGCAGAAACAGCTGCTGGAGCAGGTTCGTCTGGGCGAATCAACGCAGCGCGAGGATTTGGTTCGCCAGTCGCTCTATCGTCTTGAGCTTATCGATCCAAACAACCCGGATGTGATTGCCGCACGTTTCCGTTATTTGCTGCGCCAGGGCGACACTGCTGGCGCGCAAAAAGAGCTGGATCGCCTGAAAGGGATCGCCCCGGGTTCGGCTGTGTATCAGTCTTCCCGTAATACCATGCTGCTTTCAACGCCGGATGGCCGCCAGGCTTTGCAGCAGGCGCGTTTGTTAGCCACAACAGGCCACACTCAGGAAGCGATTGCGGCTTACGACAAACTCTTTGCCGGAAACCCGCCTGGTGGCGATTTAGCAACAGAGTACTGGAATGTGGTGGCCAAAGATCCTGCCCGACGTACCAGTGCCATTAACCAGCTTAAGAAAATCAATGCCAGCAATCCTGGCAATGTGCAGCTACAGGCCACACTGGCGCAGCTGATGTTCCAGAACGGACGCCGTGATGAAGGATTCGCGGTATTGCAGGATATGGCCAAAACCAATAATGGCCGCGATCAGGCGTCTGACATGTGGTATCAGCAGATTAAAGACCAACCTGCCAGCAGCGCCAGCGTGAGCGCGCTGCAAAAATACCTGACTGTCTTCAGCACTGGCGATAGCGTGACAGCGGCGCGTTCCCAGCTTGAAGCGCAGCAAAAGCAGCTGGCCGACCCGACGTTTCGTGCCAAAGCCGAAGGCTTAGCGGCGGTCGATGCCGGGCAGGGCAGTAAAGCGGTCACGGAACTGCAAAAAGCGGTTAGCGCTAACCATGCCGACAGCGAGGCCGTTGGCGCACTGGGCCAGGCGTATTCGCAAAAAGGCGATCGCGCCCGTGCAGTGGCGCAGTTTGAAAAAGCCATTGCCCTTGATCCGCAGAGCGATAACCGGGGTAAGTGGGATAGCCTGTTGAAGGTTAACCGCTACTGGCTGCTGATCCAGCAGGGTGATACCGCGCTTAAAGCGAACAACACCGCGCAGGCGGAACGCTATTACCAGCAGGCGCGAAATATCGACAACACCGATAGCTATGCGGTGCTCGGTCTTGGGGATGTGGCGGCGGCGCGCAAAGATAATGACGCAGCTGAGCGTTACTATCGCCAGGCGTTGCGTATGGACAGCGGTAACAGTAACGCCGTACGCGGACTGGCCAATATCTATCGTGCCCAGTCACCGGAAAAAGCCTCGCAGTTTATCCAGTCACTTTCTGCCAGCCAGCGCCGCAGCATTGATGATATTGAACGTAGCCTGACGAACGAACAGTTGTCCCGGCAGGCCGAGCAGCTGGAAAACGAAGGCAAATATGCCCAGGCTGCGGAAATTCAGCGTCGTCGTCTGGCGCTGTCGCCGGGCGATGTGTGGATAACTTATCGTCTTTCGCGCGATCTCTACAGTGCGGGCCAGCGCAGCCAGGCCGACACCCTGATGCGCCAGCTGGCAAACCAAAAACCGACCGATCCTGATCAGGTATACGCCAGCGGGCTTTATCTTTCCGGTAACGACCAGGACAGGGCCGCTCTGGCTCACCTGAACACCCTGCCGCGCAGCCAGTGGAATGGCAATATCCAGGAGCTGGCTGACCGTCTGCAAAGCAACCAGGTGCTGGAAACGGCGAGCCGTCTGCGGGACAGCGGTAAAGAGCAAGAGGCTGAAAACCTGCTCCGTCAGCAACCTTCTTCAACGCGTATCGATTTAACCCTGGCTGACTGGGCGCAGCAGCGTGGTGACCGTGCAGAGGCGAAAGCCGCGTATAACGCGGTGTTGCAGCGTGAACCGCAAAACGAAGACGCCATCCTTGGGCTGACGGAAATCTATATCTCGGAAGGGAATAAAGACGCCGCGCGCGCCGAACTGGCAAAACTCCCGGATGCGAAAGCCGGGCAACCGCAGTCACTGAACATGCAGCGGCGGATTGCGATGGCGCAGGCGGGGCTAGGCGATAACGCCGCAGCGGAGCAAACCTTCAGCAAGCTAATTCCTCAGGCGAAATCGCAGCCTGCGTCTATGGATAATGCGCTGGTATTGCGTGACGCCTCGCGTTTTCAGGCGCAAAACGGCCAGCCTCAGCAGGCGCTGGAAACCTATAAAGACGCGATGGTGTCTTCTGGTATCACCACCACGCGTCCAACGGATAACGACAGTTTTACCCGCCTGACGCGTAACGACGAGAACGACGACTGGCTGAAGCGCGGCGTACGCAGCGATGCCGGTGATTTATACCGTCAGCAAGACGTTAACGTCACGCTGCAACACGACTACTGGGGCTCAAGCGGTACGGGCGGTTATTCCGACCTGAAAGCTCACACCACCATGTTGCAGGTGGATGCGCCGCTTTCTGACGGGCGTATGTTCTTCCGTAGCGATCTGGTCAACATGGATGCCGGGACATTTGCCACCAAAGACGGAAAGTACGATCCGAAATGGGGTACTTGTGCGGCGACGCCTTGTCATGGCAATACCAACCAGACCGCAAACGGCGCGAGCGTTGCCGTGGGCTGGCAGAATAAAACCTGGGCGATGGACATCGGCACAACGCCGATGGGTTTCGACGTGGTGGATGTGGTTGGTGGCCTGAGTTACAGCAACGATCTGGGGCCAATTGGTTATACCGTAAACGCCCACCGTCGCCCGATTTCCAGCTCGCTTCTGGCGTTTGCCGGGCAGCGTGATTCCAACACCGACACCACATGGGGCGGCGTGCGTGCCACCGGTGGCGGCGTGAGCCTGAGCTATGACAAAGGTGAGGCGAACGGCATTTGGTCAAGCCTGAGTGCTGATAGCCTGACAGGGAAAAATGTGGAAGATAACTGGCGTGTTCGCTGGATGACCGGTTACTACTACAAGCTCATTAATAAAAATAATGAGCGCCTGACCGTTGGCGTCAGCAATATGCTGTGGCATTACGACAAGGATCTTAGCGGGTATACGCTGGGCCAGGGCGGTTATTACAGCCCGCAGCAGTATGTCTCTTTTGCCTTGCCTGTGACCTGGCGTAAACGTACCGAAAACTGGTCATGGGAGCTGGGTGGTTCAGTCTCCTGGTCGCACTCCAAAACGGACGATGGAATGCGATATCCCATTCAGAGCCTGATCCCGACAAACTATACGGACCGGGGAGAGCCGGAAAACGGCAGCAGTTCGTCAGGCACGGGTTATACCGCCAGAGCGATTGTTGAACGTCGTGTAACGTCTAACTGGTTTGTCGGGATGGGCGTTGATATTCAGGAAGCAAAAGATTATACCCCGAGCCATGCGCTGCTCTACGTACGTTATTCTGCGGCGGGCTGGCAAGGAGACATGGATCTGCCACCGCAGCCGCTTATTCCGTACGCGGACTGGTAA
- the hmsP gene encoding biofilm formation regulator HmsP: MRVSRSLTIKQMAMVSAVTMLFVFLFCVILLFHSVQQNRYNTATQLESIARAVRGPLSASILKGDIPEAETILKRIQPAGIVSRADVVLPNQFQALRMSFIPERPVPVMIMRLFELPVQISLPVYSLERPANPQPLAYLVLQADSYRLYKFVMSWVITLVTTYLLLALILSVALTWCINRLIVHPVRRIARELNNLSPQEQVGHQLEVPHLHHDDEIGMLVRSYNLNQQRILRQQDDLNSSATRFPVSELPNKAFLMALLEQTVARQQTTALMVVACETLQDTAGVLKESQREVLLLTLVEKVKSVLAPRMVLTQVSGYDLVIIAHGVKEPWHAITLGQQVLTVINERLPIQGIQLRPSASIGIAMFYGDLTAEQLYRRAFSAAFTARRKGKNQIQFFEPEQMEKAQQRLTEESDILTALDNRQFAIWLQPQVNLLTGEVKSAEALLRMQQPDGSWELPEGLIERIESCGLMVTVGYWVLEESCRQLAAWQERGVTLPLSVNLSALQLMHPTMVSEMLELIHRYRVKPDTLILEVTESRRIDDPNEAVTILKPLRNAGIRIALDDFGMGYAGLRQLHHMKTLPVDVLKIDKTFVDGLPEDSSMVQAIIQMARSLNLHVIAEGIETEAQRDWLAAAGVESGQGFLFARAVPSDVFEQRYLANESNNAKA; encoded by the coding sequence TTGCGTGTCAGCCGTTCTTTAACTATCAAACAGATGGCGATGGTTTCTGCCGTCACGATGCTGTTTGTTTTCCTTTTCTGCGTCATTTTGCTGTTTCATTCCGTACAGCAGAATCGCTATAACACGGCTACACAACTTGAAAGTATTGCCCGCGCAGTACGTGGGCCACTTTCTGCCTCTATCCTGAAAGGGGATATTCCTGAGGCGGAAACGATATTAAAACGCATCCAGCCTGCTGGTATAGTCAGCCGCGCGGATGTGGTTCTGCCTAACCAGTTCCAGGCACTGCGGATGAGTTTTATCCCTGAACGTCCGGTTCCGGTCATGATCATGCGATTGTTTGAGCTGCCGGTACAAATTTCCCTGCCTGTCTATTCTCTTGAGCGCCCGGCGAACCCGCAACCGTTAGCCTATCTGGTGCTTCAGGCCGACTCATATCGCCTGTATAAATTTGTGATGAGTTGGGTTATTACGTTAGTAACCACTTACTTACTTTTGGCACTGATCCTCAGCGTGGCCCTGACCTGGTGTATTAACCGGTTGATTGTGCACCCTGTACGCCGCATCGCTCGCGAGCTGAATAACCTCTCGCCGCAGGAACAGGTGGGGCATCAGCTGGAGGTTCCGCATCTGCACCATGACGATGAAATTGGCATGCTGGTGCGCAGCTATAACCTCAACCAGCAGCGTATTTTGCGCCAGCAGGACGATCTGAACAGCAGTGCGACCCGTTTTCCGGTTTCAGAGCTTCCCAACAAAGCCTTTTTGATGGCCCTGCTGGAGCAGACCGTGGCGCGCCAGCAGACGACCGCACTGATGGTTGTCGCCTGTGAAACCTTGCAGGACACGGCGGGTGTTCTCAAAGAGAGCCAGCGCGAAGTGCTGCTGCTGACGCTGGTGGAAAAGGTGAAATCTGTCCTGGCTCCGCGCATGGTGCTGACCCAGGTCAGCGGATATGACCTGGTGATCATTGCCCACGGCGTGAAAGAGCCGTGGCACGCGATTACATTAGGTCAGCAAGTACTCACTGTCATTAATGAGCGGTTGCCCATTCAGGGTATTCAGCTACGTCCAAGCGCAAGCATCGGGATCGCTATGTTCTACGGCGACCTCACAGCAGAGCAGCTGTATCGCCGCGCGTTTTCTGCCGCCTTCACTGCCCGTCGTAAAGGGAAAAACCAGATCCAGTTCTTCGAACCGGAGCAGATGGAAAAAGCGCAGCAGCGCCTGACCGAAGAGAGCGATATTCTGACCGCGCTGGATAACCGCCAGTTTGCCATCTGGCTCCAGCCACAGGTGAATTTACTGACGGGCGAAGTCAAAAGCGCAGAAGCATTACTGCGGATGCAGCAGCCTGATGGCTCGTGGGAGCTGCCCGAAGGGCTGATTGAGCGTATTGAGTCCTGTGGCCTGATGGTCACCGTGGGTTACTGGGTGCTTGAAGAGTCCTGCCGCCAGCTTGCGGCCTGGCAGGAGCGGGGTGTCACGTTGCCGCTGTCGGTGAATTTGTCTGCCCTACAGCTTATGCATCCAACCATGGTTTCGGAGATGCTGGAGCTTATCCACCGCTATCGGGTAAAACCTGACACGCTGATCCTGGAAGTGACAGAAAGCCGCCGTATTGACGACCCTAACGAAGCGGTCACTATTCTGAAACCGCTGCGTAATGCCGGGATCCGCATCGCGCTGGACGATTTTGGCATGGGGTATGCCGGGCTGCGTCAGCTCCATCACATGAAAACCCTGCCGGTTGATGTGCTGAAAATCGATAAAACCTTCGTTGACGGTCTACCGGAAGACAGCAGCATGGTGCAGGCCATCATCCAGATGGCGCGTAGCCTCAACCTGCATGTGATTGCAGAAGGCATTGAAACCGAAGCGCAACGCGACTGGCTGGCAGCCGCAGGGGTGGAGAGCGGACAGGGGTTCCTTTTTGCCCGCGCAGTCCCTTCGGATGTGTTCGAGCAACGCTATCTGGCGAATGAAAGCAATAATGCAAAAGCGTAA
- the pdeH gene encoding cyclic-guanylate-specific phosphodiesterase, whose product MKSEQVIQRLSTTPEASIENLQEHRYWLQCERAYTYQPIYRTDGRLMAIEILTVVTHPSNPSQRIPPDRYFAEVAVRQRIDVLEEQLKMLSTKHEFFTQHNILASVNVDGPTLIALRQNAKLQELIATLPWMRFELVEHVSLPQDSSFATMCEFGPLWLDDFGTGMANFSALSEVRYDYIKVARDLFIMLRQTPEGRNLFTLLLQLMNRYCQGVIVEGVETLEEWRDVQNSPAAAAQGYFLSRPVPMDTLNNVVITL is encoded by the coding sequence ATGAAGTCAGAGCAGGTTATCCAGCGGCTAAGCACTACGCCTGAGGCAAGTATTGAGAACTTGCAGGAGCATCGCTACTGGCTGCAATGTGAGCGTGCCTATACCTATCAACCGATCTACCGTACTGACGGCCGGTTGATGGCCATTGAGATTTTAACGGTTGTTACGCATCCGTCGAACCCTTCGCAGCGTATTCCGCCGGATCGCTATTTTGCTGAAGTGGCCGTTCGCCAGCGTATCGATGTGCTGGAAGAGCAGCTGAAAATGCTGTCGACAAAGCATGAGTTTTTCACTCAGCACAATATTCTTGCATCGGTGAATGTAGACGGCCCGACCCTGATAGCATTGCGCCAGAACGCAAAATTGCAGGAGCTGATCGCCACGCTGCCGTGGATGCGCTTCGAGCTGGTGGAGCACGTCAGCCTGCCTCAGGATTCGTCATTTGCCACTATGTGTGAGTTTGGCCCGCTGTGGCTGGACGACTTTGGTACAGGTATGGCGAACTTCTCCGCGCTCAGTGAAGTGCGCTATGACTACATCAAAGTGGCTCGCGACCTGTTTATTATGCTGCGCCAGACGCCGGAAGGCCGAAATCTGTTCACGTTGCTCCTGCAACTGATGAACCGTTATTGCCAGGGTGTCATTGTTGAAGGTGTTGAAACGCTGGAAGAGTGGCGTGATGTGCAAAACTCACCTGCGGCAGCAGCGCAAGGCTATTTCCTCTCTCGTCCTGTCCCGATGGATACCCTGAATAACGTCGTTATTACGTTGTAA
- a CDS encoding dicarboxylate/amino acid:cation symporter has product MKTSLFKSLYFQVLTAIAIGILLGHFYPELGAQMKPLGDAFVKLIKMIIAPIIFCTVVTGIAGMESMKAVGRTGAVALLYFEVVSTIALIIGLIIVNVVQPGAGMNVDPSTLDAKAVAMYAEQAKDQGVVAFLLDVIPGSVIGAFASGNILQVLLFAVLFGFALHRLGSKGQLIFNVIESFSQVIFGIINMIMRLAPIGAFGAMAFTIGKYGVGTLVQLGQLIICFYITCILFVVVVLGSIARAAGFNIFKFIRYIREELLIVLGTSSSESALPRMLDKMEKLGCRKSVVGLVIPTGYSFNLDGTSIYLTMAAVFIAQATNSHMDIFHQITLLVVLLLSSKGAAGVTGSGFIVLAATISAVGHLPVAGLALILGIDRFMSEARALTNLVGNGVATVVVAKWVKELDHKKLDDTLNNRNSDSKTQGISS; this is encoded by the coding sequence ATGAAAACCTCACTCTTCAAAAGTCTCTACTTTCAGGTCCTGACAGCCATCGCGATCGGTATTCTGCTTGGTCACTTCTATCCTGAATTAGGCGCGCAAATGAAACCGCTTGGCGACGCGTTCGTTAAGCTCATCAAAATGATCATCGCCCCGATTATCTTCTGTACGGTGGTGACCGGCATTGCTGGCATGGAAAGCATGAAGGCTGTTGGTCGTACCGGAGCAGTCGCTCTGTTGTATTTCGAAGTGGTCAGTACCATCGCACTGATTATTGGTCTGATTATTGTTAACGTGGTGCAGCCGGGCGCGGGGATGAACGTTGATCCATCGACGCTGGATGCCAAAGCCGTCGCGATGTACGCCGAGCAGGCAAAAGACCAGGGCGTTGTGGCCTTCCTGCTGGACGTTATTCCTGGCAGCGTCATCGGCGCATTCGCCAGCGGCAATATTTTGCAGGTTCTGCTGTTTGCGGTGCTGTTTGGTTTTGCGTTGCACCGTCTTGGCAGTAAAGGTCAGCTGATCTTCAACGTGATTGAGAGCTTCTCGCAGGTCATCTTCGGCATCATCAACATGATCATGCGTCTGGCACCGATCGGCGCATTCGGGGCGATGGCCTTTACCATCGGGAAATACGGCGTAGGTACGCTGGTGCAGCTAGGTCAGCTGATTATCTGCTTCTACATTACCTGTATTCTGTTCGTAGTGGTGGTTCTGGGGTCGATTGCCCGCGCGGCAGGCTTCAACATCTTCAAGTTTATCCGCTATATCCGCGAAGAACTGCTGATTGTGCTGGGTACCTCATCGTCTGAGTCTGCACTGCCGCGAATGCTCGATAAGATGGAGAAACTGGGCTGCCGTAAGTCGGTGGTGGGGTTGGTTATCCCGACGGGTTACTCCTTTAACCTCGACGGCACCTCGATATACCTGACGATGGCCGCGGTATTTATCGCACAGGCAACCAACAGCCATATGGATATTTTCCATCAGATAACCCTACTGGTGGTGTTGTTGCTCTCTTCGAAAGGCGCTGCGGGCGTAACGGGCAGTGGATTTATCGTTCTGGCCGCGACCATTTCGGCAGTGGGGCATCTACCGGTGGCAGGTCTGGCGTTGATTCTCGGTATTGACCGCTTTATGTCAGAAGCCCGTGCGTTAACCAACCTGGTGGGTAACGGCGTGGCCACGGTTGTGGTGGCGAAATGGGTGAAAGAGCTGGATCACAAAAAGCTTGATGACACGCTGAATAACCGCAATTCTGACAGCAAGACTCAAGGTATATCCTCCTAA